In Primulina eburnea isolate SZY01 chromosome 5, ASM2296580v1, whole genome shotgun sequence, a single window of DNA contains:
- the LOC140831762 gene encoding uncharacterized protein, with amino-acid sequence MEAKKKISEQDARIKKLEAIMYKNGACDMSIDDKGSCSVKLNQMNESDMKHDDVELQIVSKFDVLQGKQVALTVEGSKNIVAYGTVVCVKGEDKMIHGVPLPHNCIRVSIDEAVDKSTPLPVPIPSECETIGDAVGTLVVWPEHLIVKSNENVEKKTIEQSMKKHHLSASVPRSLHMMYCYSKRALDEGRYISMILDHDVFGDDYKFILHLDDIIPLYHLDPISANCLVGYIWHLHKNLLKDKKMEKFRFVNPHSIPYVSKQCAQDKTGKLERLNHNASVVADRLSGASVDQLVFVPCNIGSQNRSTLGKKSMRCVLSWQNVYRIIFMSRELLLLCC; translated from the exons AtggaagcaaagaagaaaatttcagAACAAGATGCACGTATCAAAAAACTTGAAGCAATTATGTATAAAAATGGTGCATGTGACATGTCGATCGATGACAAAGGCAGTTGCTCTGTGAAGTTAAATCAAATGAATGAAAGCGACATGAAACATGATGATGTGGAGCTGCAAATTGTTAGCAAATTTGATGTTTTACAA ggtAAACAAGTTGCATTGACAGTGGAAGGTAGCAAAAATATTGTTGCATATGGTACAGTTGTCTGTGTCAAAGGAGAAGATAAAATGATCCATGGTGTTCCGTTACCCCATAATTGCATACGGGTTTCCATTGATGAAGCAGTGGACAAATCAACACCTTTGCCAGTTCCGATTCCTAGTGAATGTGAAACTATTGGTGATGCCGTTGGAACACTTGTGGTTTGGCCAGAACACTTGATAGTAAAATCCAATGAG AATGTCGAAAAGAAGACAATTGAACAGTCAATGAAGAAACATCATTTGTCAGCAAGTGTCCCAAGATCATTACATATGATGTATTGTTATAGTAAGCGTGCTCTTGATGAAGGAAGATACATATCAATGATTTTAGATCATGATGTATTCGGCGATGATTACAAATTTATTCTGCACCTTGACGACATCATTCCTTTGTATCATTTGGACCCAATTTCGGCCAATTGTTTAGTTGGCTACATATG GCATCTTCACAAAAATCTATTGAAAGATAAAAAGATGGAGAAATTCAGATTTGTCAATCCACATAGCATTCCATATGTGTCAAAACAATGTGCACAGGACAAAACAGGTAAGCTTGAAAGGTTGAACCACAATGCAAGTGTTGTAGCAGATAGGCTCAGTGGTGCATCAGTGGATCAATTAGTTTTTGTGCCATGTAATATCGG TTCACAAAATCGGAGTACTCTCGGGAAGAAATCGATGAGGTGCGTTCTGAGTTGGCAGAATGTATACAGGATCATATTTATGAGTAG GGAATTGCTGTTGTTGTGCTGTTGA